The proteins below are encoded in one region of Amycolatopsis magusensis:
- a CDS encoding TetR/AcrR family transcriptional regulator, whose amino-acid sequence MPVTSRNTDTRRNILDAAQRIMARRGFSAVGLNEVLSEAGVPKGSFYHFFASKDAFGEAILRSYFTDYVADMDRVIAGADGSAADRLMAYWQQWRQTQSVDDCQGKCLAVKLGAEVADLSESMRLALKEGTDAVVDRIERAIVAGLEDGSLSVDGEPRAAAQVLYDLWLGASVMAKIHRSPAPLDTTMTATRQFLHL is encoded by the coding sequence ATGCCGGTCACCTCACGCAACACCGACACCCGTCGGAACATCCTCGATGCGGCTCAGCGCATCATGGCTCGCCGGGGTTTTTCCGCTGTCGGTCTCAACGAGGTGCTCTCGGAGGCCGGCGTGCCGAAAGGTTCCTTCTATCATTTCTTCGCTTCGAAGGACGCTTTCGGTGAAGCGATACTAAGAAGCTATTTCACGGACTATGTCGCAGACATGGACCGGGTTATCGCCGGAGCCGACGGGTCGGCGGCCGACCGCCTGATGGCCTATTGGCAGCAATGGCGCCAGACGCAGAGCGTGGATGACTGTCAGGGCAAGTGCCTCGCGGTGAAACTCGGCGCCGAGGTGGCCGACCTTTCGGAGTCGATGAGGCTGGCTCTGAAAGAAGGCACGGACGCCGTCGTCGACCGCATCGAGCGGGCGATCGTCGCAGGTCTGGAGGACGGTTCGCTGTCGGTCGATGGCGAGCCGCGCGCCGCGGCTCAGGTCTTGTACGACCTGTGGCTCGGCGCGAGCGTGATGGCCAAGATTCACCGCAGCCCCGCGCCGCTGGACACCACCATGACGGCCACCCGTCAGTTCCTGCACTTGTAA
- a CDS encoding tetratricopeptide repeat protein has protein sequence MTSTLPEQIPDPNPHFVNQVTVLDTAMAAVRRARAEGHQATVVFGGGPGIGKTAVALMLAERARELYPDGRLFARLNGDLDDEGIEAAILGDFLQELGEGRADLPDRLDARRARFHSLTKDKRLMVLLDGVVRAGQVRMLVPGGAGSLVIVTEAQPLGTLAAHGPATFLDLAPLEDTAALALFERVLGETEVARNRTAIEEIIQLCDQLPLALTVVAALLRRFPQRPAERLLRDLRDERRRVRALSRGDDVSVAAAFNLAKSRLNDTALACYHAIGSQPSSGTWSAGALATALKLPEIDVEDGLRDLAEARLAEELTGERYLVRDLVRLHARDTDPAEPEERERRSERLLRHWFDGTVAADQLIAPARPWRARFLPAQRLVVRHADREAAWQWLHRERANLRAAVEYAYSVGEDVLVARWCVALWPFYESGKLLDELLATHQLGRAAATRLGDAALASLLATQAGFAHYLRREVDEAITAFDSAVDQARETGDRELEASAVEGLGLALHTAGRLSDARDQLSRNLELATAIENPRRIALARMHLAKALPPEAALPLLDQAGSHFDAHSETVNAAKTDTWRGIKHLEAGALDDAEHTLAHALAVMAQARRRFDEAVALEALGDVAASAGRPELAHERYSEALTIFEDLRFALNSDAVRGKLTAVGNPDE, from the coding sequence ATGACGTCGACGTTGCCCGAGCAGATTCCGGATCCCAATCCGCATTTCGTCAACCAGGTCACCGTTCTCGACACGGCGATGGCAGCAGTGCGCCGTGCGCGAGCGGAAGGGCACCAGGCGACGGTGGTGTTCGGTGGCGGCCCGGGAATCGGCAAAACCGCCGTGGCGCTGATGCTGGCGGAACGAGCACGCGAGCTGTATCCCGACGGCCGGTTGTTCGCGCGGTTGAACGGGGACCTGGACGACGAGGGTATCGAAGCCGCGATCCTGGGGGACTTCCTCCAGGAGTTGGGCGAAGGCCGAGCCGACCTGCCTGACCGCCTGGATGCCCGGCGGGCCCGCTTCCATTCCCTCACCAAGGACAAACGCCTGATGGTGCTGCTCGACGGCGTGGTGCGGGCCGGTCAGGTGCGCATGCTGGTGCCCGGTGGCGCCGGGTCGCTGGTGATCGTGACCGAGGCCCAGCCGTTGGGGACACTGGCCGCCCACGGACCGGCGACGTTCCTCGACCTGGCGCCGCTGGAAGACACGGCAGCCCTCGCCCTGTTCGAGCGCGTGCTCGGCGAGACCGAGGTCGCACGGAACCGGACGGCGATCGAAGAGATCATCCAGCTGTGTGACCAACTGCCACTGGCTCTCACCGTGGTGGCGGCTTTGCTGCGGCGATTCCCGCAGCGCCCGGCCGAGCGGTTGTTGCGTGATCTGCGGGACGAGCGCCGGCGCGTGCGTGCCCTGTCGCGCGGGGACGACGTGTCCGTCGCGGCGGCCTTCAACCTGGCCAAATCCAGGCTGAACGACACCGCGCTCGCCTGTTACCACGCAATCGGATCGCAGCCCAGCAGCGGCACGTGGAGCGCCGGCGCACTGGCCACGGCGTTGAAGCTGCCCGAGATCGACGTCGAGGACGGACTACGGGACCTGGCCGAGGCGAGGCTCGCCGAGGAACTGACCGGCGAGCGGTACCTGGTACGGGATCTCGTGCGCTTGCACGCGCGGGACACCGACCCCGCGGAGCCCGAAGAACGCGAGCGCCGAAGTGAACGCCTGCTGCGCCACTGGTTCGACGGAACCGTGGCGGCGGACCAGTTGATCGCACCCGCGCGGCCCTGGCGGGCCCGGTTCCTGCCCGCACAACGCCTCGTGGTGCGCCACGCCGATCGGGAAGCGGCTTGGCAGTGGCTGCACCGGGAACGCGCCAACCTGCGCGCGGCGGTCGAATACGCCTACAGCGTCGGTGAGGACGTGCTGGTCGCCCGGTGGTGCGTGGCGCTCTGGCCGTTCTATGAATCCGGGAAGTTGCTCGATGAACTGCTGGCCACGCACCAGCTCGGCCGTGCCGCCGCGACACGCCTCGGCGACGCTGCGCTGGCCAGCTTGCTCGCCACCCAGGCCGGTTTCGCCCACTATCTGCGTCGCGAGGTCGACGAGGCGATCACCGCGTTCGACAGCGCGGTGGACCAGGCACGCGAAACCGGTGACCGCGAGCTGGAGGCGAGCGCGGTGGAGGGTCTCGGCCTGGCCCTGCACACGGCCGGACGCCTCTCGGACGCACGGGACCAGCTGAGCCGCAACCTCGAGCTGGCCACCGCGATCGAGAATCCACGCCGGATCGCGCTGGCCCGGATGCACCTGGCCAAGGCACTGCCGCCGGAGGCCGCGCTGCCCCTGCTCGACCAGGCGGGCAGCCACTTCGATGCCCACAGCGAGACGGTCAACGCCGCCAAGACCGACACCTGGCGAGGGATCAAGCACCTGGAGGCGGGAGCGCTCGACGACGCCGAGCACACACTCGCCCACGCGCTCGCGGTCATGGCGCAGGCTCGACGGCGTTTCGACGAAGCCGTGGCGCTCGAGGCGCTGGGTGACGTCGCCGCCAGCGCCGGGCGGCCGGAACTGGCGCACGAGCGGTATTCCGAGGCTTTGACGATTTTCGAAGACCTGAGGTTCGCGCTCAACAGCGACGCGGTCCGGGGCAAGCTCACGGCTGTGGGTAATCCTGATGAGTGA
- a CDS encoding TetR/AcrR family transcriptional regulator gives MNTSRQPTTLWDRSRQAVVAEIVDTALALFAEHGYEAVTVAQIAKQAGVSQRSLFRYFGTKEDLVCGDQDGLGRLLVSTVETQPAELSPWDALLAGFAAISSANHTPEQVLEITTLIFDNPPLRSRYYEKRLKWQAALVPVVEARMGIEPGPAPDPRAVGIIATVFACVDAASELWVRQGGKADPFALYEDMLAAVRG, from the coding sequence ATGAACACATCGCGCCAGCCGACCACGCTGTGGGATCGGTCGCGGCAGGCTGTCGTCGCGGAGATCGTCGACACCGCACTGGCGTTGTTCGCCGAACACGGCTACGAAGCCGTGACCGTCGCCCAGATCGCCAAGCAGGCGGGTGTGTCGCAGCGCTCGCTCTTCCGCTACTTCGGCACCAAGGAGGACCTGGTCTGCGGCGACCAGGACGGCCTCGGGCGGCTGCTGGTCAGCACCGTCGAAACCCAGCCCGCCGAGCTGTCGCCGTGGGACGCGCTGCTCGCCGGGTTCGCCGCCATCTCCTCGGCGAACCACACGCCGGAACAGGTACTGGAGATCACCACGCTGATCTTCGACAACCCGCCGTTGCGGTCGCGGTACTACGAGAAGCGGCTGAAGTGGCAGGCCGCATTGGTGCCCGTCGTCGAGGCCAGGATGGGCATCGAGCCGGGTCCAGCGCCCGATCCGCGTGCGGTGGGCATCATCGCCACGGTGTTCGCGTGCGTTGACGCCGCGTCCGAACTGTGGGTGCGCCAGGGCGGCAAGGCGGACCCGTTCGCCCTGTACGAAGACATGCTCGCCGCCGTCCGCGGCTGA
- a CDS encoding response regulator, with protein MTGSPIRVLICEDQELIRAGYATVLGAQPDFEVAGQAGNGHEALALFERLHPDVVVMDIEMPLLNGIEATRRIAGPEAASPAKVLIVTTFNVGQYVYDALRAGASGFLLKDAPLNELVEGVRTVARGDSLLAPAVTRTLIGRYADRIRPAGTPAAGPLDKLARRELEVLRLIAGGLSNAEIAAELVLSVETVKTYVSRILTKLDLRDRVQAVVLAYRTGLVTV; from the coding sequence ATGACCGGCTCACCGATCCGCGTCCTGATCTGCGAGGACCAGGAACTCATCCGCGCGGGTTACGCGACCGTCCTCGGCGCTCAGCCCGATTTCGAGGTGGCCGGCCAGGCGGGCAACGGCCACGAGGCACTCGCGCTGTTCGAGCGGCTGCACCCCGACGTCGTCGTGATGGACATCGAAATGCCGCTGCTGAACGGGATCGAGGCGACCCGCCGCATCGCCGGTCCCGAAGCGGCGAGTCCGGCGAAGGTCCTGATCGTCACGACCTTCAACGTCGGCCAGTACGTCTACGACGCGCTGCGGGCCGGTGCGAGCGGGTTCCTGCTCAAGGACGCGCCGCTGAACGAACTGGTCGAGGGCGTGCGCACGGTCGCCCGTGGCGACTCGCTCCTCGCGCCCGCGGTGACCCGGACGCTGATCGGCCGCTACGCCGACCGGATCCGCCCGGCCGGGACTCCCGCCGCGGGCCCGCTGGACAAGCTCGCGCGACGGGAGTTGGAGGTGCTGCGGCTGATCGCCGGCGGCCTGTCGAACGCGGAGATCGCGGCCGAACTGGTGCTCAGCGTGGAAACGGTGAAGACCTACGTCTCGCGGATCCTGACCAAACTGGACCTGCGTGACCGGGTGCAGGCCGTGGTGCTGGCCTACCGGACCGGGCTGGTCACCGTGTGA
- a CDS encoding sensor histidine kinase produces the protein MSTPRSLRSRWAGIGAEVRDRWLSVALTAAAFVPGLAVIGAQFGDLPRRGGDVLAVLLVLGQTLPLAVRSRWPAATFAVIGISFAAHEVLAYPTTVGSLGLYFALYSVGAHEERFRRVSAVVASAGYVVFAVLLILRGSPAGPSDYVVYFVVLTAVWLLGAMVRQRRHQEAERRRLVHEAAVAGERARIARELHDVVTHHVTAMVVQADAARYLAPERVPEVLTAITGSGRDALTELRFLLGVLEATGARTPGLAALRDLVDQPGRVVELVEEGERPELPAETELTAYRIVQEALTNAAKYAAGAPAAVRVSYGADFLEIEVTTGSPTTGPDALGSGGRGLGGLRDRVQALGGRFAAGPLADGFRVSAMIPAGSAA, from the coding sequence ATGTCGACACCGAGGAGTCTCCGGAGCCGCTGGGCGGGTATCGGTGCCGAAGTGCGGGACCGGTGGCTCTCCGTGGCGCTCACCGCCGCCGCGTTCGTGCCGGGACTCGCCGTCATCGGGGCACAGTTCGGGGACCTGCCGCGTCGTGGGGGTGACGTCCTCGCCGTCCTGCTCGTCCTCGGGCAGACCCTGCCGCTGGCGGTGCGCAGCCGGTGGCCCGCTGCGACGTTCGCCGTCATCGGGATCAGCTTCGCCGCGCACGAGGTGCTCGCGTACCCCACGACCGTCGGCAGCCTCGGTTTGTACTTCGCGCTGTATTCGGTGGGGGCGCACGAGGAGCGGTTCCGCCGGGTGTCGGCTGTGGTGGCATCGGCCGGGTATGTGGTGTTCGCGGTGCTCCTGATCTTGCGCGGATCGCCAGCGGGCCCATCGGACTACGTCGTCTACTTCGTGGTGCTGACCGCGGTCTGGCTGCTGGGCGCGATGGTGCGGCAGCGACGGCATCAGGAGGCCGAGCGGCGCCGCCTCGTCCACGAAGCCGCCGTGGCCGGCGAACGCGCGCGGATCGCCCGTGAACTGCACGACGTGGTGACCCACCACGTGACGGCCATGGTGGTCCAGGCCGACGCCGCCCGGTACCTGGCACCCGAGCGCGTCCCGGAGGTGCTCACCGCGATCACCGGCTCGGGACGGGACGCCCTCACCGAACTCCGGTTCCTGCTGGGCGTGCTCGAAGCGACCGGCGCGCGCACCCCGGGCCTGGCCGCCCTGCGCGACCTCGTCGACCAGCCCGGCCGGGTCGTCGAGCTGGTCGAGGAGGGCGAACGCCCCGAGCTGCCCGCGGAAACCGAGCTGACCGCCTACCGGATCGTGCAGGAAGCGCTGACCAACGCGGCCAAGTACGCCGCCGGAGCCCCGGCGGCGGTGCGGGTCAGCTACGGTGCCGACTTCCTCGAAATCGAAGTGACCACCGGAAGCCCGACGACCGGGCCCGACGCGCTAGGTTCCGGCGGCCGCGGGCTGGGCGGCCTGCGTGACCGGGTGCAGGCGCTCGGCGGCCGGTTCGCTGCGGGACCGCTGGCGGACGGGTTCCGGGTCAGCGCGATGATCCCCGCCGGGAGTGCCGCATGA
- a CDS encoding tannase/feruloyl esterase family alpha/beta hydrolase yields the protein MPVPFQRNRLLLALTATLMVAVAIPVANSAVVGSEVNAATGKKCSELAGLKIAANAIGLPTGGATVSSAVSASAGGAGNQAYGSHCLVSGDITPVDPAAPNIKFQLALPEKWNGKAAMLGGAGLNGSIPPLTNASNLWGSQKQPIPLSRGYAVFSSDSGHQAKAGEHPAAFGANQEALKNYAGDALKKTRDVAMRLVRSHYGRAPGKSYFIGYSKGGGEALAVAQRWPADWDGVVAGAPGWNVTGVALDGLKAAQAVAVPGAWLNEAKRHTLYAGVLKACDALDGAKDGVISNARACEARFDPAVLRCPQGADTGDVCLSDVQLTALKKINDPQSLAYAIGTGESSIPGHPVYLADHGGGVPDAVHKEMLTQLSVYGSTPPAFPPTPQMGVYLADGVIRHMIAKDPNFNTLMMDIPSGNGLASRIEAHSALFSNNTDLSPFRKGGGKLLLWTGGAEPAARTSAHYYSGMQATMGPARVDSFARYYEIPGAQHGFSSAFHPEWDQLATIENWVEKGVDPANNIVATDDAGVPGRTRPLCTFPSWPKYNGSGDVNNAKSFTCTTR from the coding sequence ATGCCCGTTCCATTCCAGCGCAACAGGCTTCTGCTTGCCTTGACCGCGACGCTCATGGTCGCGGTCGCCATTCCGGTGGCCAATTCCGCCGTCGTCGGCAGCGAAGTGAACGCGGCCACGGGAAAGAAATGCTCCGAATTGGCCGGCCTCAAGATCGCGGCCAACGCCATTGGTTTGCCCACCGGTGGCGCCACCGTTTCTTCAGCGGTCTCCGCGAGCGCCGGTGGGGCCGGAAACCAGGCTTACGGCAGTCATTGCCTGGTTTCCGGGGACATCACGCCGGTTGATCCGGCCGCGCCGAACATCAAGTTCCAGCTGGCGCTCCCGGAAAAATGGAATGGTAAAGCCGCGATGCTCGGCGGTGCCGGATTGAATGGTTCCATCCCGCCACTCACGAATGCGTCGAACCTCTGGGGCTCCCAGAAGCAGCCGATTCCGCTCAGCCGGGGCTACGCGGTGTTCTCGAGCGACTCAGGGCACCAAGCCAAGGCGGGGGAGCATCCGGCCGCTTTCGGCGCCAACCAGGAAGCCCTCAAGAACTACGCGGGCGACGCGCTCAAGAAGACTCGCGACGTCGCGATGAGACTGGTCCGTTCCCACTACGGTCGCGCGCCTGGCAAGTCCTACTTCATCGGCTACTCGAAGGGCGGCGGCGAGGCGCTGGCTGTCGCCCAGCGCTGGCCGGCCGACTGGGACGGCGTGGTCGCCGGCGCGCCGGGCTGGAACGTCACCGGAGTAGCGCTCGACGGGCTCAAGGCCGCCCAGGCGGTGGCCGTGCCGGGAGCCTGGCTGAACGAAGCGAAGCGCCACACTCTCTATGCCGGCGTGCTGAAAGCGTGTGATGCTCTCGACGGCGCGAAGGACGGCGTGATCAGCAATGCCCGCGCCTGCGAGGCCCGGTTCGACCCCGCCGTCCTGAGGTGTCCGCAGGGCGCGGACACGGGCGATGTCTGCCTGTCCGACGTTCAGCTCACTGCCCTGAAGAAGATCAATGATCCCCAGTCCCTGGCCTACGCGATCGGCACGGGCGAGTCGAGCATCCCCGGCCACCCGGTCTACCTCGCCGACCACGGTGGAGGAGTGCCCGACGCCGTCCACAAGGAAATGCTGACCCAGCTCAGTGTGTACGGTTCTACGCCGCCTGCTTTCCCGCCGACCCCGCAGATGGGCGTGTACCTGGCCGACGGCGTCATTCGCCACATGATCGCGAAAGACCCGAATTTCAACACCCTGATGATGGACATCCCGAGCGGAAACGGACTGGCTTCACGCATCGAAGCTCATTCGGCGCTCTTCTCCAACAACACCGACCTGTCGCCTTTCCGGAAAGGCGGCGGAAAGCTCCTCCTCTGGACCGGCGGTGCCGAACCGGCAGCCAGGACGAGCGCGCACTACTACTCGGGCATGCAGGCGACGATGGGGCCCGCGCGAGTGGATTCATTCGCTCGATACTACGAAATCCCCGGCGCCCAGCACGGATTCTCGTCAGCTTTCCACCCGGAATGGGACCAGCTGGCGACGATCGAGAACTGGGTGGAGAAAGGCGTCGACCCGGCGAACAACATCGTGGCCACCGATGACGCCGGCGTTCCCGGCCGCACCAGGCCGCTGTGCACGTTCCCCAGCTGGCCGAAGTACAACGGCTCAGGCGACGTCAACAACGCGAAATCCTTCACCTGCACCACCCGGTGA
- a CDS encoding helix-turn-helix transcriptional regulator, translated as MSRSRGLRELDAAVVCGATWDELGAMVSRALHRAVPHDALRLTGIGPGCGLSSFSFWHGYEADLGQALLHSCHIGEDPYRWEDLLPRAVPAALVGAGPAGDRRHRATRRLFADHGVGSELRLVLRDTRHVWGTLGLLRTQGGTQFGTHDIATAARLTPALVAFLRQYVTAGTLSPLEPNPPPGVLVVGADHQIRQATPQAIEWRRCLSSRQSAPAWTGKTFFAGLSAAAARSPAAPTLVVGPSASYGRWVACQAELLGEGPGADVAVVIQAATANQLLPSLCFWYGITPRERQVVEHLCDAAAPKQIARLLELSVHTVNDHLRSVFRKTGLHGSQELVAALRG; from the coding sequence GTGAGCCGGTCGAGGGGGCTGCGCGAGCTGGACGCGGCGGTCGTGTGCGGGGCGACGTGGGACGAACTGGGGGCGATGGTTTCGAGGGCTCTCCACCGCGCGGTACCGCATGACGCCTTGCGGCTGACCGGGATCGGGCCGGGCTGCGGGCTTTCCTCCTTCAGCTTCTGGCACGGCTACGAGGCCGACCTCGGCCAGGCGCTCCTGCATAGTTGCCACATCGGCGAGGATCCGTATCGCTGGGAGGATCTCCTCCCGCGGGCAGTGCCCGCTGCACTGGTCGGTGCGGGACCCGCCGGTGACAGGCGCCATCGCGCCACCCGGCGCCTGTTCGCCGACCACGGCGTGGGCAGTGAACTACGGCTGGTGCTGCGCGACACCCGGCACGTGTGGGGCACGCTCGGCCTTCTGCGAACCCAAGGTGGCACGCAGTTCGGTACGCACGACATCGCCACCGCGGCTCGGCTGACCCCGGCGCTGGTGGCGTTCCTGCGTCAGTACGTCACCGCCGGCACGCTGTCCCCGCTCGAGCCGAACCCGCCGCCAGGGGTGCTCGTCGTCGGGGCGGATCACCAGATCCGCCAGGCCACGCCCCAGGCCATCGAGTGGCGTCGATGCCTGAGCAGCAGGCAGAGTGCCCCGGCCTGGACCGGCAAGACCTTCTTCGCCGGGTTGTCCGCCGCGGCGGCCCGCTCCCCGGCCGCGCCCACCCTGGTGGTGGGGCCCTCGGCGAGCTACGGCCGCTGGGTCGCCTGCCAAGCCGAACTGCTGGGTGAGGGCCCCGGCGCGGACGTGGCCGTGGTCATCCAGGCAGCGACCGCGAACCAGCTGCTTCCCTCCCTCTGCTTCTGGTACGGCATCACCCCCAGGGAACGGCAGGTCGTCGAGCACCTCTGCGACGCGGCGGCGCCGAAGCAGATCGCCCGCCTGCTCGAGCTGTCCGTGCACACGGTCAACGACCACCTCCGTTCGGTCTTCCGCAAGACCGGACTGCACGGGAGCCAGGAGCTGGTCGCCGCGCTCCGGGGGTGA
- a CDS encoding CPBP family intramembrane glutamic endopeptidase, whose amino-acid sequence MTIPTEPKTQLQRFRVPILLIGTAVLLIAARALDMLVSGVPVLRLLVGIGAAAGAIVAYRWLSQRVEDREVTELAATGRWSGLGRGVLIGAGTFLATMLLVSLFTDADFTSGSVWACLGVAGSMASVAVTEELLFRGVVHRVLEQRIGSIIAIAISSLLFGLTHLLNGNATLWGTLAIAVEGGALLAIAYTATRSLWLPMGLHFAWNFTESGVFGTAVSGAESESGLLRTVLSGPDVLTGGAFGPEASLFALLCCLVPAVWLLRRAKLVTR is encoded by the coding sequence ATGACCATCCCCACCGAACCGAAAACACAGCTGCAACGGTTCCGGGTACCGATTCTGCTCATCGGTACCGCCGTGTTGCTGATCGCCGCCCGGGCGCTGGACATGCTGGTTTCGGGCGTGCCGGTGCTGCGTCTGCTCGTCGGGATCGGCGCGGCCGCCGGGGCGATCGTCGCCTACCGATGGCTTTCCCAGCGCGTCGAAGACCGGGAGGTCACGGAACTGGCCGCCACCGGGCGGTGGAGCGGGCTCGGGCGCGGCGTGCTCATCGGCGCGGGCACTTTCCTCGCGACCATGCTGCTCGTGTCCCTCTTCACCGACGCCGACTTCACCAGTGGCTCGGTCTGGGCGTGCCTGGGCGTGGCCGGCTCGATGGCTTCGGTGGCGGTCACCGAGGAACTGCTGTTCCGCGGAGTGGTGCACCGCGTTCTGGAACAACGGATCGGCAGCATCATCGCGATCGCGATCTCGTCCCTGCTTTTCGGCCTGACGCACCTGCTCAACGGCAACGCCACGCTCTGGGGCACCCTGGCCATCGCGGTCGAAGGCGGCGCGCTGCTGGCCATCGCCTACACGGCCACGCGGTCGCTGTGGTTGCCGATGGGCCTGCACTTCGCCTGGAACTTCACCGAATCCGGCGTGTTCGGCACCGCGGTCTCCGGCGCGGAAAGCGAATCCGGCCTGCTGCGCACCGTCCTTTCCGGACCGGACGTGCTCACCGGCGGGGCGTTCGGCCCGGAAGCGAGCCTCTTCGCGCTGCTGTGCTGCCTGGTCCCGGCGGTGTGGCTGCTCCGCAGGGCGAAGCTGGTCACACGGTGA
- a CDS encoding type 1 glutamine amidotransferase domain-containing protein, which yields MKVLIVLTSHDELGDTGRKTGFWLEELAAPYYRFKEAGWQIVLASPRGGRPPLDPKSNEPDFQTEQTRRFEADPEATAALAATVRLDSVSADDFDTVFYPGGHGPLWDLAEDAGSARLIETTLRSGKPLALVCHAPGVLRHAVDEDGAPLVRGKQVTGFANSEEEAVQLTEVVPFLVEDELKHLGGTYSKGGDWEPYVVQDGLLITGQNPASSAPAADALIKLVTTTRA from the coding sequence ATGAAGGTACTCATCGTTCTCACTTCACACGACGAACTGGGGGACACCGGGCGGAAGACCGGTTTCTGGCTGGAGGAACTGGCCGCGCCGTACTACCGCTTCAAGGAAGCCGGCTGGCAGATCGTGCTCGCCTCACCGCGGGGCGGCCGGCCGCCGCTGGACCCGAAGAGCAACGAACCCGACTTCCAGACCGAGCAGACCCGGCGCTTCGAAGCCGACCCGGAGGCCACCGCGGCGCTGGCGGCCACCGTGCGCCTGGATTCGGTGTCGGCCGACGACTTCGACACGGTCTTCTACCCCGGCGGCCACGGCCCGCTCTGGGATCTGGCCGAAGACGCCGGCTCCGCGCGGTTGATCGAAACGACCTTGCGCTCGGGCAAGCCGCTCGCGCTGGTGTGCCACGCTCCCGGCGTGCTGCGCCACGCCGTCGACGAGGACGGCGCGCCGCTGGTGCGGGGCAAGCAGGTCACCGGGTTCGCCAACTCCGAGGAGGAGGCGGTTCAGCTCACCGAGGTCGTCCCGTTCCTGGTCGAAGACGAGCTCAAGCACCTGGGAGGCACCTACTCCAAGGGCGGTGACTGGGAGCCCTACGTCGTGCAGGACGGTCTGCTGATCACCGGGCAGAACCCCGCCTCCTCGGCCCCGGCGGCCGACGCCCTGATCAAGCTGGTCACCACGACCAGGGCGTGA
- a CDS encoding protein adenylyltransferase SelO has protein sequence MSTTSPPTFTLGAEFARALPELTLPWQAEQVPEPRLLVLNEPLAAELGLPAAWLRGSEGVRLLVGNHVPDGATPVAQAYAGHQFGSYSPRLGDGRALLLGEVVHADGLPRDLHLKGSGRTPFARGGDGLAAVGPMLREYVVSEAMHALGIPTTRSLAVVATGRSVRRETLLPGAVLARVASSHLRVGSFQYARATGDLELLRRLADHAIARHHPGAAQAEHKYLALFEAVVAVQASLVARWMLVGFIHGVMNTDNMTISGETIDYGPCAFMDEFDPATVYSSIDHGGRYAYGNQPVVAEWNLARLAEALLPLFADDQEQAIALAVEALGGFREQYENAWSAGMYAKLGLSGDAAATLGLIEELLTLLRENHVDHTSFYRRLGAAARGDAEPARELFLDLAAIDGWLARWRALGPDADAMDRVNPVYVPRNHLVEEALTAATEGDQGPLDQLLDVVSAPFDERPGRERYAAPAPKDFAAAYQTFCGT, from the coding sequence GTGAGCACCACATCGCCCCCGACCTTCACCCTGGGCGCCGAGTTCGCTCGCGCCCTCCCGGAGTTGACCCTGCCCTGGCAGGCTGAGCAGGTTCCCGAGCCGCGGTTGCTTGTGCTCAACGAGCCGCTCGCCGCGGAGCTGGGCTTGCCCGCGGCCTGGCTGCGTGGCTCCGAGGGGGTGCGGCTGCTGGTGGGCAACCACGTGCCCGACGGCGCCACCCCGGTCGCGCAGGCCTACGCCGGGCACCAGTTCGGGTCCTACTCCCCGCGGCTGGGTGACGGCCGCGCGCTGCTGCTCGGCGAGGTCGTCCATGCCGACGGCCTGCCGCGCGACCTGCACCTCAAGGGGTCCGGGCGCACGCCGTTCGCCCGCGGCGGCGACGGCTTGGCCGCGGTCGGGCCGATGCTGCGCGAGTACGTCGTCAGCGAGGCCATGCACGCACTCGGCATCCCCACGACCCGCTCCCTCGCGGTGGTGGCGACCGGGCGATCGGTGCGGCGCGAGACGCTGTTGCCGGGCGCGGTGCTCGCCCGGGTGGCGAGCAGTCACCTGCGGGTCGGGAGCTTCCAGTACGCCAGGGCCACCGGCGACCTCGAGCTGCTGCGCAGGCTCGCCGACCACGCGATCGCCCGGCACCACCCGGGTGCCGCCCAGGCGGAGCACAAGTACCTGGCGCTGTTCGAGGCGGTGGTCGCCGTGCAGGCGTCCCTGGTGGCCCGCTGGATGCTCGTCGGCTTCATCCACGGGGTGATGAACACCGACAACATGACGATCTCCGGCGAGACCATCGACTACGGCCCCTGCGCGTTCATGGACGAGTTCGACCCCGCCACCGTCTACAGCTCGATCGACCACGGCGGGCGTTACGCCTACGGCAACCAGCCCGTCGTGGCCGAGTGGAACCTCGCCAGGCTCGCCGAAGCCCTGCTTCCCCTGTTCGCCGACGACCAGGAGCAGGCGATCGCACTCGCGGTCGAGGCGCTCGGGGGCTTCCGCGAGCAGTACGAGAACGCCTGGTCAGCGGGCATGTACGCCAAACTCGGCCTGTCCGGGGACGCCGCGGCCACCTTGGGGCTGATCGAGGAGCTGCTCACCCTCCTGCGGGAGAACCACGTGGATCACACCTCGTTCTACCGCCGCCTCGGCGCGGCGGCGCGAGGCGACGCCGAACCGGCGCGGGAGCTGTTCCTCGACCTCGCGGCGATCGACGGCTGGCTGGCGCGCTGGCGGGCACTGGGGCCGGACGCCGACGCGATGGATCGGGTGAACCCGGTCTACGTCCCGCGCAACCACCTCGTCGAGGAAGCCCTCACCGCCGCCACCGAGGGGGACCAGGGGCCGCTCGACCAGCTCCTGGACGTGGTGAGCGCCCCCTTCGACGAGCGGCCCGGCCGTGAGCGGTACGCGGCCCCCGCCCCGAAGGACTTCGCCGCCGCCTACCAGACCTTCTGCGGCACCTGA